In Thermodesulfobacteriota bacterium, the genomic stretch TCTCTGAGGGAGGTTGTAAGATTGCATTCTACATCGGGAATGACAGGTAAACCTATTGTTGTTGGTTACACAAAAAACGATTTAAAAAACTGGAGCAATTTAGCTGCCCGTATATTAACCGCTGGTGGGGTTACAAAAGATGATATGGTGCAGATAGCGTTCGCATATGGGTTACTTACAGGTGCTTTTGGACTCCATTACGGTGCAGAGAGGATAGGTGCTTCGGTAATTCCTACATCTTCCGGGCATACAGAAAAGCAAATAATAATAATGAAGGATTATAAGACTACCACGCTGGTGTGTACCCCATCCTATGCCCTAAGGATAGCGGATACCATGGTAAATATGGAAATTGATCCGAAAACATTGAATTTAAGACTCGGTCTATTCGGTGGAGAACCATGGTCAGAAAATATGAGAAAAGAGATAGAAGGAAGATTATATATCGATGCAGTAGATAACTATGGATTGAGTGAGGTGATAGGGCCTGGGGTTGCTACTGAATGCCAATATAAAGATGGACTCCATCTCTTCGAAGACCATTTTATTCCGGAGATTATCGATCCCTCAACAGGCACCGTTTTGCCACCTGGAGAAAAAGGGGAACTAATCATTACCACCCTTACCAAGGAGGCATTCCCCATGATTCGTTTCCGAACAGGAGACATAACAAAATTAAATTGGCAACAATGTGAGTGTGGTAGAACCTGCGTTAGAATAGAAAAGATCATGGAAAGAACAGATAACATGCTGATAATCAAAGGTGTTAGCGTGTTTCCATCCCAGATCGAGCAGGTTTTGTATGAGTTTGAAGGATGTGAACCTCATTTTCAATTGATTATTGACCGAAAGGACAGAATGGATGTGCTGAAAGTGTTAGTGGAAGTATCAGAGAGGATATTCTTTGATGAGATGAAAAAACAGGGGAAGCTTTTAGAGAATATTAAGCAGAGGCTTTCCAGTGTATTAGGGGTTAACGTTGACGTTAAACTTGTGGAACCTCAATCTATGGAAAGGGATTTAAAAAAGTACAAAAGAATAATTGACAATAGGGTTATTTAACAAGTTAAGGAATTGGGTATTGCGGTATCTATATTTATAGAAATTGGAATTTGGGGGAAGGGCAAGCAATTCGAAGGGGTTTCCGATTGTTGCCCATATCAAAGTTTACATAATATATCTTATCAGACATTATGTTGGGGGGGCTACTTAATATAAGAATCTCTTATTAACCTGTTAAGATAGCCCTCAGGGTCATCTACTGCCTCTTCGGTTATGAAGAATTCATTCAATCCTGTCTTTTCTTTGATCAATTTAATTCCATGTTCATAGTTCTTTAAGATTTCAGTGCAAACATCAAAGACATCTCTGTTGCTTTCCATAGAATTTTTAGCTATCTTGTCTAACGCTTCATCAGAAAAAGTTATTTTGAACGAATGTTTGTTTAGAAACTCTTCTTCAAATTCTTTTACTTTTCTAATAGTTAACAAAACTTTTTCAAGAATTGAATTAATATCCATCCTTTTATCTATTGCCCTATCGACTATTAAATCTATTCTGTTATTTGTAAGATTAACCCGGAATTTGCTGAGGAATTCTTTCTCGTGCTTCTTTAAAGATTTCTTTTTATCCGATTTTTCTCGTAACAGTAGTTTCTCATATCTTGCTTGCATCTTTTCATCATTGGGTTCTATGATTAATTTATCAAGTTCTCTCTCGGGGTTTTCTACAGTCTGTTTTGTAACTACAAACCTTCTTATATCAGTAGATGGCAGTTTCTTCTCAAATTTTAACAGAACCTTTTCCACTGAACTAACGAGACCACGGGCACCGGTTCCTTCTTTATAAGCTTTCTCTGCTAACATATATAAAGCATCGTCCTCAAATTGTACATCTATTCCGTAAGCTTTAAAGTCCTTTATTTTGCTGATGATTACTGAACTATTAGGGTTCTTCAGAATTTGGTACAAATCATCTATTCCTAATTTTTCGTATACAGCTATTACTGGTAATCTTCCAATAAATTCAGATTCAAAGCCATAATTTATAAAATCTTCGGCGCTAACATGTTTTAGGAATTCAGTTTTTTTGCCTTCCGTCTTTATGCCAGCATCAAAACCAATTCTTTGTTCATTTAGTTTTTTCTTAATAATATTTTCCATGCCATCGAACGCCCCGCTTACTATAAAGAGAATATTCTTTGTATTGATAGTTTTTTTCTTTCTTTTTCCGGTCTTCCTGTATTCTTCTATTGCTTCCAGTTGAGACATCGGATCATGTGGAACCTTTAAGTCTACCTCAGTTTCTTCCAATGGTTTAAGAAGGGCTCTTTGAACGCCAGTCCTGGATACATCGGGACCTATTATATTACCGCTAGATGCTATTTTATCTATTTCGTCTATGTAGATTATCCCGTATTGAGCCAATTCGATATTGCCATCCGCTTCATTTACCAGGTCCTTTACGAGATCCTCAACATCGCCTCCTACATAACCTGTTTCGCTGAATTTTGTTGCATCGCCTTTTACAAAGGGTACTCCAATCTTTTTGGCTATCAGCTTGATGAGATATGTCTTCCCCACACCTGTAGGACCAATCATTATTATATTGTTTTTTATATTACCAAAGATTCCATATGCCCCGGCTTTCTTATCGTCTTCCAATAACCTTATCCTATTAAAATGAGTACATATTTTAGTTGCAAGTATCTCTTTTGCCTCTTTCTGCTTAACAACATACTCATCCAGATACGCCTCAAGTTCTTCAGGCTTCATATCGAACTTGATTTTTACGGGCTCCCCTTTTTTGTCTCCTTTTTCAGAATCGACATAGTCAGAGTCAAACCTAGGAAAGAAAGTAGGTAAAGCCAATTTGACATGTCCCCCATATTTTCTTTGGAGATAGTCGTTGAGT encodes the following:
- a CDS encoding phenylacetate--CoA ligase, with the translated sequence MNIWDKDYECMPREDLEQLQLERLQSTLNRVYKNVQFYRKIFDKLNGLPEDIRSIQDLSNLPFTTKEDLRNSYPYDMFAVSLREVVRLHSTSGMTGKPIVVGYTKNDLKNWSNLAARILTAGGVTKDDMVQIAFAYGLLTGAFGLHYGAERIGASVIPTSSGHTEKQIIIMKDYKTTTLVCTPSYALRIADTMVNMEIDPKTLNLRLGLFGGEPWSENMRKEIEGRLYIDAVDNYGLSEVIGPGVATECQYKDGLHLFEDHFIPEIIDPSTGTVLPPGEKGELIITTLTKEAFPMIRFRTGDITKLNWQQCECGRTCVRIEKIMERTDNMLIIKGVSVFPSQIEQVLYEFEGCEPHFQLIIDRKDRMDVLKVLVEVSERIFFDEMKKQGKLLENIKQRLSSVLGVNVDVKLVEPQSMERDLKKYKRIIDNRVI
- a CDS encoding AAA family ATPase, with the translated sequence MQYTKDKLPDPKELEKELNDYLQRKYGGHVKLALPTFFPRFDSDYVDSEKGDKKGEPVKIKFDMKPEELEAYLDEYVVKQKEAKEILATKICTHFNRIRLLEDDKKAGAYGIFGNIKNNIIMIGPTGVGKTYLIKLIAKKIGVPFVKGDATKFSETGYVGGDVEDLVKDLVNEADGNIELAQYGIIYIDEIDKIASSGNIIGPDVSRTGVQRALLKPLEETEVDLKVPHDPMSQLEAIEEYRKTGKRKKKTINTKNILFIVSGAFDGMENIIKKKLNEQRIGFDAGIKTEGKKTEFLKHVSAEDFINYGFESEFIGRLPVIAVYEKLGIDDLYQILKNPNSSVIISKIKDFKAYGIDVQFEDDALYMLAEKAYKEGTGARGLVSSVEKVLLKFEKKLPSTDIRRFVVTKQTVENPERELDKLIIEPNDEKMQARYEKLLLREKSDKKKSLKKHEKEFLSKFRVNLTNNRIDLIVDRAIDKRMDINSILEKVLLTIRKVKEFEEEFLNKHSFKITFSDEALDKIAKNSMESNRDVFDVCTEILKNYEHGIKLIKEKTGLNEFFITEEAVDDPEGYLNRLIRDSYIK